The Uruburuella testudinis genome window below encodes:
- a CDS encoding cytochrome-c oxidase has product MAEQNKPDLSKMKPQPYESFEEAEQARENDAVAVNAPLTERQRAIVREQSGINPVTQTVTDVLKDKPDLPQADDDTDKDAP; this is encoded by the coding sequence ATGGCTGAGCAAAACAAACCCGATTTGAGCAAAATGAAACCGCAACCTTATGAAAGCTTTGAAGAAGCCGAACAAGCGCGCGAAAACGATGCCGTGGCGGTAAATGCGCCGCTAACCGAGCGCCAGCGGGCAATCGTGCGCGAACAGTCGGGCATCAACCCGGTAACGCAAACCGTTACCGATGTGCTGAAAGATAAGCCCGATCTGCCGCAGGCCGATGATGATACAGACAAGGATGCGCCTTAA
- the pdxA gene encoding 4-hydroxythreonine-4-phosphate dehydrogenase PdxA, protein MNHLPVLAVTSGEPAGVGPDICLDLPAADLPCRCVVLGDKTLLQARAAALGKEVRICDYDAAQAPEAGVLEVLHIPLRVPCETGVLARENAAYVLSLLDRAYEGVQTGEFAAMVTAPLHKGIINDAGVPFSGHTEYLAEKSGAEQVVMMLAGGGLRVALVTTHLPLKDIAAAIDGALVESVATILAQDLSSKFGVENPNILVTGLNPHAGEGGHLGHEEIDVISPALARLRESGMNIHGPYPADTLFQPFMLQGADAVLAMYHDQGLPVLKYASFGKGVNITLGLPFVRTSVDHGTALALAGSGRADSGSLIVAVDTALTMAQHHARVS, encoded by the coding sequence ATGAATCATCTTCCTGTTTTGGCCGTAACCAGCGGCGAGCCGGCCGGTGTCGGGCCGGATATCTGCTTAGATCTGCCCGCCGCCGATTTGCCCTGCCGCTGCGTGGTGTTGGGCGATAAAACCTTATTGCAGGCGCGTGCGGCGGCGTTGGGCAAAGAAGTGCGGATATGCGATTATGATGCCGCGCAAGCACCTGAGGCGGGTGTATTGGAAGTGCTGCATATCCCGTTGCGCGTGCCGTGCGAAACGGGTGTGTTGGCGCGGGAAAACGCCGCTTATGTGCTTTCGTTGCTCGATCGTGCTTACGAAGGCGTGCAAACGGGCGAATTTGCCGCCATGGTAACCGCACCCCTGCACAAAGGCATCATCAACGATGCCGGCGTGCCTTTCAGCGGCCACACCGAATATCTGGCCGAAAAGAGCGGCGCCGAACAGGTGGTGATGATGCTGGCAGGCGGCGGCCTGCGGGTGGCGCTGGTCACCACACACCTGCCACTGAAAGACATTGCTGCCGCCATCGACGGCGCGTTGGTGGAATCGGTGGCCACCATTCTGGCACAAGATTTGAGCAGCAAATTCGGGGTGGAAAATCCGAATATCCTGGTTACCGGCCTCAATCCGCATGCGGGCGAAGGCGGCCATCTGGGGCACGAAGAAATCGATGTGATTTCGCCGGCGTTGGCGCGTTTGCGTGAAAGCGGCATGAATATCCACGGCCCGTATCCGGCCGACACCTTGTTTCAGCCGTTTATGCTGCAAGGCGCCGATGCGGTGTTGGCCATGTATCACGACCAGGGTTTGCCGGTGTTGAAATACGCCAGTTTCGGCAAAGGCGTCAACATCACGCTGGGGCTGCCGTTTGTGCGCACTTCGGTCGATCACGGCACAGCGCTGGCACTGGCCGGCAGCGGCCGCGCCGATTCGGGCAGCCTGATTGTGGCGGTCGATACCGCATTAACCATGGCGCAACACCATGCTAGGGTGTCCTGA